Part of the Melopsittacus undulatus isolate bMelUnd1 chromosome 12, bMelUnd1.mat.Z, whole genome shotgun sequence genome, GCTTGGGATCAGGAGGAGCTGCTCGCCATGGCCATGAACCCGGTGGAAGGGCAGAGGCAGGACCCCGGTTTCGGGCCGTGACCAGCCTGTGTTGCTGCTCTGATGGATCTGGGGCTCCCCATGGCACGGGATCACTCTGTtcccccagggctgctgcacCATGGCTCACAGCCGGTCTCGGAAGCGATCACGGAGCAGGAGCAATTCCCGGAGCAgacaggagaggaaggagaagaagaggaggaagagcagcaaggACTcgcagcagggcagcagctccccccCGAGGAAGCGCTCGTCTGGGTGTCACAGGCACAAGTCGAGCTCAGCAGCTAAGGAAGGTGGGAGAGAGGCCCGTGACCCCCCTGCTCTCACCCCATTTCTGGGTGCAGGAAGGGCCTAGGTGGGAAAAGAGGGCTTTGGTTTTCACTACATAGGTGTCTGCCACCTTGCTGTGGACTTTGTGCCCAGTTTGGACTGGTTCTGACAagtgcagagccctgcagccccttgTATGCTGGTCTGGCAGCGTGGATCCACACACTGTGATGTGGTCAGGGTGTTGGCATGACAGGAACCAAGCTGGGAGGGGGAtaagcagcatccctgctgctgcagggccagggcaCTCAACCTCTTCTTATGTACTgcagaaaagaagaaggaaggaaaggacaaaaagaagaggaaggcaaGTACCTCTTCCTCTGAGCCAGCATCTTCATCCACCAGCTCCTCCTcgtcttcctcttcctccagctcctcttcTGGTGACTCCAGTGACAGTGACTCCAAAACAAAGAAGAGTCGACACAGCAAAAAAAAGCGAACCAAAGACAAAgacaagaggaggaagaagaagaagaggataAAGAAGAAGTCAAAAAAGAAGTCAAAGGAAAAGGCTAAGGAGGAGAAAGCCAAAGGAGAAGTGGTGCCCGGCCCCTCGCTGGAGCAGTGGCACAAGGAATCTCTGGTGGATGCTGGACCAGGTAATGATGGTGTTTGCCTCCTGCTGAaaccagtgctggggaaggatgcTCACACATTGCCCCTGCTGGGACCCATGTGGGTGTGTGAGGAAGCAGGGCTGTGCACAGGGAGGAGCTCCAGGCTCTCTTCCTTCCTATGAGCTGTGGCCACCTTCAGGCCACATCAAGCAAACATAAGAGGCCACGTTCAGAGACTGATTTGTGTTTAGATGTCATTTATAGATGTGAGCAGGGGACAAAGGTGCCAAATGGAAGGACACAGTCAGCACTAGCACAGCCTTTGGGACTGGCTTTGGGATGTGAAGTGGCCCTTCCTTTGCATGGTTCACCACTGAACCCCGAGGACCACCAGGAAACTGGTGCATGTGTGACTGTTCAGGCATGGTGCTGTGCCTGTCAGCAGGAGCTGGCCCCTGTCATGGCTCTAACTGATGTATTCCAGTTTTGACAGATGAACAAAAGTCCAGAATCCAGGCTATGAAGCCAATGACAAAGGAAGAATGGGATGCAAGGCAGAGCGTCATAAGGAGAGTGGTGGATCCTGAAACAGGGAGAACCAGGTATGATCcctggggaaaaggaagatggGTTCTCCATACGCATCCATGTTGTGTGGGTTGAGTCCTGGAGGATGCCCATCCATGGCACTGCAGTACCATGCATGGGCCCTGGACCTCTTGAGCAGCAAAGGCTGATCCCTCACAGATCCCCTCCAGTCAGACCTGCTGTAACTTCCCTAGAAGTGATGTGTTTGACACCAAATTGTGCTGGGGCGCCATGCAaggagctgtgggatgcaggcacagagcaccctgctcctggaggcAGGAGGTTTGTTCCTTGTGCTATGGCAAGTTCAGCTTGTCCCTGTTAAATGGGACTGCACAACAGGGGCAGAACAGGAAGCAGGGGGGTGACTGACACCTCCTCACCCCACTGCCTCCTGCACTTGCCTTTGAGCTCTGAAGCACTTGGCCCCAGTTAGCATGGAGGTGCAGGTGAGGAGGGAGTGCACCCCTTGGGGTTGCAGACAACAACGAACCCAAGTTCATTTGGCTGCCAAACAGAAATGACCCAGTTTTTAATAAACTGCATCTTCCCAGCAAGCAGCAAACACGGCACTGAAGAGAATTGGGAATGACAAGTCCAGTCTTTAAATAGAAGGCAGCCTGCGGGGCTCAGGGAGGTGTGGAACAAAGGTCAGTTCCCTGCAAGGCATGTAATGAAGACAATTCAGTGTCTGCTCATGGCTGGAGGTGTGAGCTGCTTGGGATTTGCTCTCTGGTCTGGCTCCTCTTTCTGAatggctcagcacagccctggggcAGCCAGGGCCAGACCTGAACCTGTGAGGAAAGAAGAGGTTTTGTAGGGGTTGGGGTTGCTGCTGGTGACAGTGAAGcttggggcagggatgggtgcCCTGTGCAGGGGGAGGCTGATTCCTATGGGACCACATCTGTCCTCGCTGCAGTGTGGTGACATCAGTCCCTCAAGAGCAATGGAAAAGCTTGACTGTTCAAGCAACAGAAGTCACATAATAGCACTTCAGGGATAGGTGATTGCTGCCTTACCTGGAggtgcagcagctcagcacttgGTCCTGGGCACATACCTCTATGAAGGAGCTGGTGGTAGCACACTGCCTGCAGGGGGGTCAGCACCATCTGGGGACCAGCGTGGCTGGTGATGGTCCTCATGGTCCGTGGGGTTGTGCTTGTCTTGCAGGCTTATTAAGGGAGATGGAGAAGTACTGGAAGAAATCGTCAGCAAGGAGAGACACAAGGAGATTAACAAGGTAATGGGAATGTGCTGCCAATGAGCTGAGGGTGACAGAGGAGCTGTCTTTCCTCCCTGGCTCTGCCAGGACAAACTTGACCCTGGCAGCGGTGGGTGCTGTTGGTCCTtcctgctggggcaggggatgcTGTGAGCACCCATCTCCCTTTGCAGCAAGCCACCCGAGGGGACGGGCTGACCTTCCAGGCGAGGACGGGGATGCTGCAGTGAGCACACAagcaccagcagtgctgggagccTGTCCTGCTGCCGGGGCCAGCCCCAGTGTGAGCCTCTGCCTCTGGACCATGCCCACAGCACCACGTCAAGATGCTTCCCCGGGGgcatttccagctgctctgtAAGTTACTGACTGGGAAGGAGAGTGACTTTAATGGTGCATCTCCCAGTACACAgcttctcccctccctttcctgACTGAGGCCAGTGTGGCTGTAATGCCCTTGAGCTCTGCTTGCTGTTTTGAGGCTGGagctcagcagcacccaggggaTGGGCTCGCAGGTGCTGAGCACCTcaaggtgctgctgcccctCAGCTCTGGGCTTTGGTGAGTGGGAGCCAATGCTGTGGCCAGGACAAGGTGTGCTCCAGGGCCACAAAATgcagctggctgctgctctTTACCTTTAAGGGCTGCTCATGGCTCCTCCCTTGCTGCATCCACATggcctgtgctgcaggtgttgCAGGCTTGTAGGCCCTCAGCCATTCCTGCTTAGGGaggagcagctgtgctgctgcatggcTCTGCTCAGGCACCTTTAAGTGCCACCCTTTGCTGTGTCCCTAGGGCTTTACTCAGCCTTTGCAGCTTCATCTGGGGTGCTTCACAGGGGGGTGGCTTTGCCCTGCTGTCCCTGCATGCAACTTGTGTCCCTTCCCCACAGCACAGGGcctgggcagcactggggtttGGGGCTTCTTTAGGCCCATGAGCACTGTGAAGCAAACAACCAGCCTTTCCCCCACTGTGAACTCCATCAACCTGCCCATTGTAAAACACCTAGAAAGGACAAAaggattaaaggaaaaatgggtCCTGCAGGAGTGATCTGCATGGTTTCCATGTTCTATTCATGGCTGTAACCCCATTAAACTGGTGCCTGCTCACTTGGGTTTTGTGACTTGTCTGTTTCTAGAGTCTTCCCCCCCCATTAAAAAAGCAGACAGAGAAGAGCCTTCCCATTTCTTTAATCTGTGTAACTCACAATGCTACTGTACACAAAGCACACCCAGGCATTGGAACGATGCACTAAcagcaaggaggagaaggaggttGTACAGAAGGGTTTGTCACACACAAGCGagtcatgggcaggggtgctGTACACCCAGGGGCGTACCCAGCGCCCTCGGGCATGGCCTCCAGTGTTCCCCACTCGCCTCCGTTACCCCAAAAACAagtttttgtaaagaaaaatagaacTAACATCCTTGGAATATAAAATCGAGGGGGTATCAACAGGCAGAGAGGGGCTGAGGAGGACAGGGAGGGACCGTAAGGCTTCTAGAACTAATAGGAAATGCAGCAAACAGTGGCGATACCTGAAgaaggggctgctgcagcaagcACGGCGGTTGTCACCCTTTGGCTAGGTTCCTGCTCTCGGCTCGCGGGTCGGACACTGTAAACGGTTTTGGTATTAGGCTTTCGCCTCATGGTGCCGGAGGGATGTGGACACCAGCCTCCGAGGGAACACGTGGGCTCTGTCGGTCTCCAAGGACGTGGAAGGGACAGCGGCAGGTAGAAAGCGTGGCCCGAGAGTGCAGTAATacaaaaaagctgcttttcgTTATAAAACCTCTGAGCTCCGCAGCAAAGTTTGATTCCCATGGAAACAATGGAGAACAAGGAAAGGCtgagcagcctgtgtggtgCAGGCTGCAATGTGCTCCTGTGTGAGAACACGACGTGGGCTGCGACCGTCGCACCCAGGGCTGCCCAGACAACGGTAAGGGAGGAAGGATACAAGAAACTTCAGATGCTTTTCATTGCAAACAAGTGGTTTGTAACAAAGGTAAGATTAGGTCTTGAACCCGACAGTGCCCTTCTATGGGGTATACAGTCATCTTCTCCCTCACTGCATCCAGACGGATCCTCTTCCATACAGGTGGAAAGGCATCGGGTTACATGCATTGCTCTCCAAAACAGCTCGGAACAAACAGGTTATAAACACAGAGTTAAACTATTGCTATTGTTCTTTGAGTGAGTAGCATGTTGATCTTTGCTTCAGATAGATGAGTGCCAGATGGGGGCGGCTGAGGATAGGTTGATGTAGACTGTGATGGACTGAATCGGTGGAGGAAAACTTATTGGCGTGTTTCCTGGTAACTACACCCACCTCCTCTGGTATTATTGCAGCAGTAAAGGTCCTGCTCTACAATTGCTTCTCCGTGTTGGATCCATACAATGGCAACAGATGGGGGGCCAGGGAAAGGCCCCGGGCAAGTTTCAAGCTCAACAAAGGATGAGGACAGAGGTGCTATGATTGTCAGTCTAACTGGTTAATAGCCATTTAAACCATGGAGTGATGGAGAGGTGAGTATAATATTGCACTTCTGCATTCGTTGACGTTACATTAAACTTGGTCcataaaataattgctttgtACATAATGCCTGAAACaaaaaagctacatttttaaatattaataaaccCTGAAGGTTCCAGTCCCTCCAGACATCTGTGGTTTGTTTCCtctacataaataaataactttccaTTTTATATATCCACTTTTTATGTTGAACATTTACATTCGCCTTTGTTTTACACTATCTACACATAAGAAAATGTGAACATCTTGTAATGTACAGATCATGCCTCGGCTGTGGGCTTGGAGGGCAGTTAATTTTGCAAAGGCCATATCCAGATTTGCAGGAATTACTGTGTGATGTGGTTTGGTGACTCCAAAGGATGGATTGTGGCTTGGCTTCCTACTCAGATGGCATCTGTTGGATAGAACGGCTAGCAAAAAGCTGGGACAACTCACGTCGGTCAAGCTCTGGATATACATCCAGAGAGAGCTGAACCGAGTCGGCAGGAAGGGAAGTCAGGTTTCGGTAACAAAAGTCCTCAGGTACATTCTGCACTTGAATCATTATCAAAGAGAAGTGCTTAAAGAgtctgcagccaaggctgcagGACATGGGAGCTGCACTGGGCAGTGGGTGGGCAGTGGGTTCCAgtgctccagcaccagctcagcactgtccctgctctgcctccGCTCTGACCCTGCAGTGCCCCGAACACGAGATCTGCCTCGGGTGTCTGGTGGGTTAGGATCTGCCTACCGTGGCGCAGAGCAGCGTTCACAGTGCTGTGCATCTCAGTGCGGCCGTCCTGCACTTGGGATTGAAACAGGTAAGAAAATGAAGCAGCCAGTCTACAAAATTCTCTGTTACAAATAAGATCCTCAGAAGTAGAAAGTGGTACAAAGACAGGAAGTGTGGAGGGGGAAGCAGGGTTGGTTACACACAGTCGGTAGGACTATAAAATCTCCATGGGAAGAGGCCAACTGGAGTCTGTAAATGGGCACCAGGGGGTGAATGCCCCTCTGCCCCCAGAGGTGTGTGCGAGGAGGGAACTGGACCCATCCCTGGGGCCAGGCTGACCTGGGAGGGACAGGACTGAGGGGCTTCTGGTGAGCCCTGGCTCTAGGCACTGCTcccctccagtgctgctgctgtgtgtgctgcacaCCCACAGCTCCCCTCTGCTATGCACCCAGCCCTGGCTCgctccagcagcacacaaaCCATCAGCTCAGGCACGTCCACTGAGAAACACACCAGGAGGTTTTAAGATATGGCCTTTTCTTAAGGTTGCCTGACGTTGGCACAGTCCCTTACAGTCTCCTTACTGCCGGGAAAGCTTCTGCACAGATTGGTTTTATcctttatatacatatatatacgtgtgtgtgcgtgtgcatatgtatatgcacattatgtatatatatacacacacaccctgGCTTAGCAATAGTTCATTGTCATGCACTACAAACAGTTGGGTGTAGCTACATGAGATGGGAACAGGTTTTCATTCTAAAAATCATCAGTGCAAAAAACAATGAGGTTTTACAGTTCAGTAACGACAGGTAAAAGAAGCAGGTCTGGTTTCCCATGAGAGCTGCTACTGAACTCAGGAGAGAACCTGGGAAGAAGAAATCGTCTCAGAGGTGGGTGTTGAGAGTCAGACCCTGCATTTGGCTGAGCAGAACTGCAATGCAATGTAGCTGCTGAgtgcctgcagctgcttcccaaTACACGTGGTTACTTTCAGAAAGGATATATAGTGAGAATATCTGGAGACTTTAACAGCAAAGTAAGTGTCTGAGGTTTGTAACAGCTCAAACTTGGATTCCTCTTTAATAGGTCAATGCATTGAGTTCCATCGGCTTCTAAAAGGTCTCTAAAAAATAACAGTGCTAGCAGTAACAACCCCACTTTATGGGCATGAATCTGCCGACGTTCAGCCCCTACCAACAGCATCGACACATCTTTATGCTTTGCCACTGCACGTTCTCCTTGAGAAAGTGGCTGCACTTGAAGCTCTTTGTACAGGTAAAGCTCTCGGTTGCTCTGCCTGGCACAGCCCATGATAAACCCCTTGCTTGGGGACCCCTGTGCCAGGAAAGAGCCTTATTGAACCCCAAGCCCACCCCGTGCTGGTACCAGCAGAGCAGTCTGACTCCTGGGACAACCAAGGAGTTCCCCAGCCTCATCCCCTGTTCCTGTGGCTCTGAGGACAGCACTCGGTCACGTATCGAACGATGGCTAACAAGGCGCAGAGGCACGTATTTACAGTCACTAAACCTGGATAAGAGAAGGAGGCAGGAGAGAGAGTGCAATCTTGACCTGGAgactttccccccccccatttccagCTGTTCCTTGGGCTCATGCTGCACAAACCCGACGCTCCCGCTGTAAGGCCTGCACGTTCTGCATGGGAACCATCCCATCTCTTCCCAGAATACCATGATGTTATTAGAGTAGCACCATATTTACCCTTCCAGCCCGTAACACTGGCCTCATCCCTCTTCCCCTTTAGTTTCTCCTCTGGTGGCTGCAGCCGACAGTCGCTGGCTCCGGCCTGGCTACTTCTGCCCCAAGAGGCCAGACTCCAGCCGGGATGCTGCGCTCCGGCCCCAGCATCCCGTAGCGATGCTCATGCTCCTTTGGCTGCGCTCCCGGTCCCTGTCCCTGTCGCTGTCGGACTGGCTCTGGGTGCGCTCGGGCCGGTGGCCGGTGGCCGAGGGCTGGGAGGAGATGGTCCTCAGGAGGTGGTTCCTCTTGCGCAGGAACTCAGCCTGGCTGGGCAGCCCGAAGCTGCCCTTCCTCAGTGCCATGCGCGTGGTGTTCTTGGCAGGGCGCGCGCGGTGGTTGTACTCCAGCTGGGCCAGGTGGGCTGCATACCCCTCCGTGATGAACTGCGGGTAAGAGGGGTGAGGGCAGGTGTGAGGAACAGCTCCACTGACAACCAAACACCTTTGCCATGTCAGGTTCTCCAGCACAGAGCATGGAACGGCTCAGACAGATCTATGTGGTCCTGCTGTGTGAGACAGGTCCATCCTCGTGGTGAACACAACCTCAGTCACCAATGATGACCAAATTCCCCTCGCCCTCCCCATGGCAGACCCTTGGCAACTCAGCCTGGCTCCTACCTGACActggctttgcagcttcttGGTGGGTCGGCCAACGATGTAGATGTGGGTGGGCGGGAGGCTGATGGAGCTGTACACAGAGATGTCCTTAGTAGATCCATATGCTGCATGGATCCTCATGtggagctgcagggagagaaAGCAACACGTGGTGAGAACATGCAGGAGCCCCACGCTGCTCAACAGGCAGGCTTTGGTTTTTAATAGCATCTGTGGGAATCTCAGGTCGGTAACTTATGTAAGTTCCCAGCTGGAGAAGGCCCCACTGTGCAAAGCACTAATTAACAGAGCTCGGGGTGTTCACAGCCCAGAACAAGAGGAGTAACAACAATACAAAAGCAGATCTCTGCTTCTTGATCCACAGCCTTCCCTTGATGTCTGTGGGGGGCACAGACACCACACACTTCACTGCTGACTTGTCAGGGGGGAGAGGAGCAGTCTGCAACCCCCTGCAGTACTCATTAGCAGGGAGTGTTCCCCTCCACCAGCCATGCTGCTGTATGGACACTGCTGTTTAAGAAGGGACAGGCAGGAACATATGCTGCTTTCCAGGGATTTGCCTGCCTCCACTctgagcagagagcagctcctAAGGTTTCCTTAGTGGGCTTAGGAGCTGGAGGGGAAAGTGGACACTGGTGTCGCCATGGACCAGCCAGCTTTGTCCCCAAAGCCACAGGCAGGCCAAGGGGATGGAAAGGAAATCTCTGACCCTGGTCACAGACTTGTTCTTCTGGAGGATAAGGGAGAGCAGGCAGCCAGTAAAGGCCAGCTTCTCCTACCACCGTGTCTCAGGCTGAAACAAGGGGCCCAAGAGAGTTACTGAAGGGCTTTCCCTGCTATTCCAGGCCAGGCACAAGTGCTCAGGACACTGGCACCTCCTTCACTTGCCAGGCAGAAACACTTGTTGTATCCAGAGCTCTTCTGAGGCTCTGGGCTGAGTGATGTTAAGAACCCCCAGGGGTCAAACGCTTGGGGAGATGCTCTGTGGAGCCTCTCATCATGGTTGTGTGGTGCAAGgccatggctgcagcagctccatgtgctCTCAGAGCTGCTGGGTACACCACGGGCAGCCAGAGCCACCACACAGGTGCAAAAAGGGCACCTATGGGCAAGGGAGgcactgcagcctctgcttCATCAGacatttgtgttggaaggaccAGTGGAGCATGAAAtggagcagtgctgagcagagatgACACAATTTGACAGTGTAGATGCTTCTGTAGAGCaataaaaggctgaaaataaaatgaac contains:
- the ARL6IP4 gene encoding ADP-ribosylation factor-like protein 6-interacting protein 4 isoform X2, with product MAHSRSRKRSRSRSNSRSRQERKEKKRRKSSKDSQQGSSSPPRKRSSGCHRHKSSSAEKKKEGKDKKKRKASTSSSEPASSSTSSSSSSSSSSSSSGDSSDSDSKTKKSRHSKKKRTKDKDKRRKKKKRIKKKSKKKSKEKAKEEKAKGEVVPGPSLEQWHKESLVDAGPVLTDEQKSRIQAMKPMTKEEWDARQSVIRRVVDPETGRTRLIKGDGEVLEEIVSKERHKEINKQATRGDGLTFQARTGMLQ
- the ARL6IP4 gene encoding ADP-ribosylation factor-like protein 6-interacting protein 4 isoform X3; the encoded protein is MAHSRSRKRSRSRSNSRSRQERKEKKRRKSSKDSQQGSSSPPRKRSSGCHRHKSSSAAKEEKKKEGKDKKKRKASTSSSEPASSSTSSSSSSSSSSSSSGDSSDSDSKTKKSRHSKKKRTKDKDKRRKKKKRIKKKSKKKSKEKAKEEKAKGEVVPGPSLEQWHKESLVDAGPDEQKSRIQAMKPMTKEEWDARQSVIRRVVDPETGRTRLIKGDGEVLEEIVSKERHKEINKQATRGDGLTFQARTGMLQ
- the ARL6IP4 gene encoding ADP-ribosylation factor-like protein 6-interacting protein 4 isoform X1; this translates as MAHSRSRKRSRSRSNSRSRQERKEKKRRKSSKDSQQGSSSPPRKRSSGCHRHKSSSAAKEEKKKEGKDKKKRKASTSSSEPASSSTSSSSSSSSSSSSSGDSSDSDSKTKKSRHSKKKRTKDKDKRRKKKKRIKKKSKKKSKEKAKEEKAKGEVVPGPSLEQWHKESLVDAGPVLTDEQKSRIQAMKPMTKEEWDARQSVIRRVVDPETGRTRLIKGDGEVLEEIVSKERHKEINKQATRGDGLTFQARTGMLQ